In the Silene latifolia isolate original U9 population chromosome 1, ASM4854445v1, whole genome shotgun sequence genome, TTCCCTTTTAATCCAGAAGTAGTAGAGAATGTTGAGAAGGCCCTTAACATCAACATTATAGATCTTGTATCCCCTTTGCAAACCATCAACATGTCATTACCAAATAGCAAATGATTCAGTTTGAGACCAACACATAACAGATGATACCTAAAATGCCATTTTTGGTTCGCATACTCAAACACCCTGATTAGGTATTCCATGAAAATTGTAAATAATAAAGGTGATATAAGGTCCCTTGCCTTAAGCCTCTCTGACTAGGAAAATAACCAAAATTTACTCCATTCAAATTTAAGGAAAAGGTAAAGGTTGTTATTATGTCTTAACATAGATAGATGTTATTATGTCTTTTACCACTTATTATTTACTTATAGTTCTCACATGATTCACATATATAGTTGTTGAGTAGGTCtactgagagacggtctctcaataagtttattgagagattattttataattttaagaaaaaagAAGTACTataggtaataaaataggtacaaatcatgattaaagttaaaattggtaaatttattatgtaaataggtacaaAATTACTATCtcacgatcaacaacaaaagggtcaggaaatacaaataaaagaatACGGAAGACttgtctctcaataacttattgaaagaccgtctctcccaagttttagtgataGTTGTTTACTTATTCCTTATTACTTAATTATGATGCGATGTGACTGGGAGAGCCTTTAATTATTCTCCTCTACTGTTGTATTCATTTTTAATAAATGAAGTAACTTTTAAGTATCGAATGGACTATTAAATTAGCGGTTTATAATAATTTAcccaataaaataaaagtgaataTTATCAAATCCAGAATTATAAGAAATTATCATTACGATAAAATCGCGGGTGTTACAAAGCaaacaagaaataatgataagtGTGCAATATAAATATTCGGGTTAGGTTATATAAATGTGTCAGTTCGAATTTTGGGTCAAACTCAATTTCACAGTTCAAATGTTTTAGATCGGGTTGAGATCTAATTATTCGTATGAGTTCAATTCGAGTTTAGTCAGTTTTACAAGGCCCATTGAACCATCAAATGACCCGTAGTTTATCTAGCATCATTATCTAGTTTCAACAAGTCTTGCTTAAGATAGAGTATCTGTCGTAATCTTAAGATGGGTCAAATAATACTATATAGTGGTAAAAAAGACAACACTAGGTATTTTAGACAAATTGTTAcgtaatttattatgtatttaACACGTTTTAAGTTAAGACCAATCATGTCTCACATGAGAATTTGTGATCTATTTTACCGGATCGGGTTGTAACTACGAAGATGTGTCGCTTCTAGCGAAGGAGTGCAAAACTTTGTCTGAGAGAAAGAAAGACAAATTTTCCACACATTATTTATTGGTTTTGGTCAATTAAGCAAATAGTTCTACATAATAGTCAAATTGGAAAAGCTGACATCATCGCTTTCCAATTGCAGATTGCTACTAGGTCTTTTCGAATTGATTTTTTCTTTCATTAAAAACGTGTTTTGCCTGCTAATTTCTGCTAGGGCCGAATCGACTGCTTAATCATTCATATATGAATCTATTTCACATTAGTTGTCTAAAAAATGTATTTCATATTGCCTTTATTTACTACTCACAATTTTCAATAGTTTTCCCGACTAAATAAGCAAACAAGATTATAttcattaaattattatcttttaattaagatataatctttatttattataatctTTTTTAACTAAATTACTCCCTTCATACCACATCAATGGTAatattgactttttcacacttgtcgagacacgttttataacgtgaatatctttagttacacattacgGAGTATTAAAAGttataaaaaattgatattcttatagcattcatgacgataaatcaaacaagatttcacatgactatattttgtcttatagattaagaataacaTCAAAGATTCTCTACTATCATGAATAGTGTCAAAAAGTCAATCTTACCATTGgtatggtatggagggagtataatcttttaaataaaataaaatagaacTGGTATAAATCTAAAATTCTTAGATGAAAAACTTATAAATCGATATTATTAGtttctataaaaaaaaaaaaaaaaaaacttaccgCGTACTTaactaatttaaaaaaaattatgaactgaTATTATAAATTTCgtcaaaaaaaaacaaagaaaaaaaaaaaccaaacaaaaccgTAAAATTATttaagaaaatttataaattgatCATTAGTTTTGTGGTAAAAAAATTTCATTTAAATAGATATTTCACGATTTtactcaattcttttgattagttTTCCATATCAATTTTTTATCCTCatattaaaatataaaaaattaataATATGTCAATTTTAAATCTATAGATAATACATTATATAAAGTAAAGGATTTATAAATACTGCGCATGCATTCACGAGATTCATACTagtttcaaaataacaaaataaagacTTCTTTAAAATGGttaattcccccccccccccccctaacaCGACTATATCCGTTTTATAACTAAACGGAtcaaatcccctatttactaaaagaataggcgaAGCCCCAAATTTTCTCGCTTAAACATATTTTCTATAATAAAGTTTagttatttttagcatattctaTTGTTCTATAAGTATGGTGAACTATAATACACAGAATCTCCCCTATTTATTAAAAGAATAGGCGAAACcccaaattttcccgcctaaccATATTTTCTAAATggcaaatttaacaaaaataacccaacctttAATATGTCTTCCAGAAATAATCCAACCTtttaacttaaataataataatccaacctttgtatttttgtcacaaaaatatcccaaaatctcACCAAAACTAATTTCTACCTAATATTGAGAAATGATAATTTGTAAAATAGTTTCATAAATATTTAGATAAATTTTATTTTGCGATATAATacttaaaaaaaaatcataaccaaaaaatttgaaaaattataatttccttggaaaattaattaataaaacaaatatatagttttttgaaaaaaaaaatagtttggAAAAGATTGCAAGTTTCAAACTTTTTTAATGTTAGCGAAAATTTGTAAAGTTGATAGCCTGTTTGGGATTTCTCAATGAATAAAAAGTTTGGTGAAGATGAAAGTTTGGATCTAtttaattttctacttgattatttgattttatgTAGTGTTAATAAACTTTATATAAAGATTTATGAAATTGTTTTACAAAATATCATTTCTCAATATTAGGTACAAATTAATTTAGGTgagattttgggatatttttgtgacaaaaatacaaaggttggattattattgtttaagttaaaaggttgggttatttCTGGAAGAGATATcaaaggttgggttatttttgtcaaatttacCTTTCTaaattaaagtttagttattTTTATCATATTCTATTGTTCTATAAGTATGGTAGACTATAATACACATAATCTTtcagatttatatatttatgtcatttaCTCCAATCTACACAAAATTATCTCCAATCTTTCAGAGTAGTATTTTACATTCTACACAAAATTATCTCCAATCTTTTTATGATATAAAaaggaattctttttttttttgtttaaagaatcatacgaaaaaaattcattgattttctatgataaatagttgcggctaaaaatatattattagtaaaattttataaaataacacCATTAATCTCTCGCAATAGGAAAATTTTCATTGAAATACTCATTTCATGAATAGTACGATtttgactttgatttttcaaataaaaatataacgatgagaaatgtaaaaaaaacagattagttaatttaaatttcataaatataatatactaaaaaaagtaaaactctatataTACCGTGCATACATTGCACAGGAGCTAAACTAGCACTCCCTCCAAGTTTTTTCAATCTTCCCTATTTCCCTTTTGAAACTATTTTCACTACAAGAAATCATGACAAGGGTATTATACCGTTGCCCTTAGATTTCATACGGATTTTGGGATAAGATTCTACAATCGCCAATTTGGTGACTGTTTTCCGCCGCCCGCTTTTTTTTCTGTCGACAAATTGGCGACTGGACTTACAGTCGCCTACTTTAGTCTTTAGACGCCTTTAACGGGTATTCTTGTAGTGTTTTCTATCTgcccctttccttttttgataCACTTTTATTAATTCTTTATTCATCCTCTCTTCTAAAAAAGCAACAACTTTCACAACTTTATTCAttatttattcattttttattttttattattttctctctacaCAACTCACACTACTTTATCCATTTTTCTATTGTTTTTTCTTATTTTTGATGCAAAAAGTAAAGGGGGAGACTCAAAAcacttggagggagtataagaataTTTAGATAGATAAAACAAACTTTTTTTTATTCCTTATATATTTACTCCCtccatctcaatcatttgtttgcttttgTTTAAATACCCCTcacaagaaagaaagaaagaaagaaagaaagaaagaaagaaagaaagaaagaaaaaaaaaaaaacgtcaaaCAAATTATTGGGATAAAGGAAATATTATTGACTTATCTATATAAATGAGTACAACAATATTTAACCCGTATTAATAATATAATGAGATATTCATTTAAACAAGAATTTTAGTTTTTAAAACTATGTCATATCAAATTATTTCCCTTCATTTCACGTCACAAAAACCTCTCCTTGTACCTATTTTTGTTGTGTACGCATTATTATTTCCCCTCATTTTATGTAGTTATAGGTAGGGGGTGAGCAAAATCGtgtatccgatacggtttttaaaaccgtatcgggtatacggttttaaAAATCGACAAAATCACTATACGGATCCGATACGGTTTAACAGGAATATACGGTTTTCGGGTacccggaaaaaccgtgtatacgaAATCCGTATATACGGATACGGTTTGGTGACAAATGCCCAATTAAACATTGTAATTATTCAAGAGCTAATAATTACCTCTAATATGACCACCTCTTATAAAGGGCTGATTTTTGTTTATTGAGATAAGTTAGTAAAAAAAGTCATAAAAAACATTATAAGAGTGGACTTGAATGAGGaactttgcattttttttatttttttttatacaaaaacttcaaACCACGTCAGAAACCGTATATACAGTTTCGTTTTTGCCCGACCTGAATACGGTACGGTTTttataaaaccgtatcgtatatacggattttcgtatcgtatatacggaaatcCGTATAACTCAAACCGTATACCGTATCGTATCCGTATTATAAAACTGTATCCCTAATTCGTATAACTCAAACCTAAAATGGTTTAAAGTGGGCTGTAAATTCCAAAATTCCAAAACGATACGGTTTAAAGTGGGCTGTAAATTCCAAAATTCCAAAATAAAGACTTCTTTAAAATGGTTAGTCCCCCTAGCACGAATATTTTATAACTAAAACGGATCAAATTCCCTTATCCCCCTTACTCCTTACTAATGCGAGAATAAAAATTCTtaaaagttttccctccaaactccGTGTGTGTTGGCCTTGCTTTTCAAAGTGTTTTTGgctttaaacacactttttggccaaacatATCATATATCTAAAAGGTAATAGTAGATTCTCAAAAGCTCAAATACCATGTTTTTGCCCATAAAAATAGAAGCATCAATTTGATGTTCTGTTTCTTGAAACCTACTTTTGAAAAGCTAAGCTTAAAAAATATAAACTCATTTTTAGCAAACTAGGCTAAACAAGCTCTTCATCTACTTATATAATGAAAGAAATGAGCTTTTCCCATTAAACTATTATCTTTTTTAAAAGCatgatttttttcattaaattctaaattataattatactgttttaatcaaaataaaataaaagggttataaaattataaaatacaaaattgCTAATTTTTCTTAGAAAATGACTTGATGCATACTTACATtgtataaaacaataaaataaataatgttATTAGTttcgtgaaaaaaaaaaagttcattaTGATAATTTAAGAACAGTTCTAAATTAAAATCATTAACTTTGTGATTAAAACAAGGATCTCATTTCatactcaattttttttattattttggcTGTTTAATATTTGGGAAGTGATAAATAACCTAGTGGATTGTATTTAAGGAACTAAAAAAGGACTAAATACGTAATTCATGCGTTAATTGCACTGATTCATGTGCAATTTATTCCCTAATTTAAAAGGGTGTTAAATgtttaaatacaacccattattgggttgtatttatcattttccttaatatttttccTCATATCAAAACACGATGAGGTGAAATATGAAAATATTAAGGTATAAATTTGTAATGAAAAAGTAATAAACTAAAAagtaaaaactctataaataccgcgcatttattgcgcgggatctatactagttattTAGTAAAAGAATATGTGAACTCGTAAATTTTTCCTCAAAAaaacatctttttaaataaggaagctaTTAAGAATTCAAGTTTATTtattaaataaggaaattaattattatattcttatctttcattaaaattaatctttttatcaaattatataattttcactgtACTGAACtctgaattaaattaattaaaatataaataatataaaactataaactGCTAAATCTTTTATTAATGCTATTACTAGTTTAAAAGTCCGTACTTCGTATGGGTTAATGATTTTGATTATTTTAAAATCAAGTGATTTATCAATAAGATGTTACGATTATTATAATGACATGTGTGAATTTAAAGCGACAACTCGTGTCACATTCAACAAATCaatatatattttatttgaaCCATATATCTACCCTTCAAATAGTAATGATTTATTCACACATTGTCATGCTACTTGCTAGTCCTCTTTCTGCGtgatatatacatatatgtatataaattatatatgtacatatacGTGTTCCTTAGGTATCACACTCTAGGTTGAAAGCTCGTGCGTTGCAACGGAGTAATTAACTTAGTTATAATTATAATGAAAAAACGTTAttagggtttaatgtttacatcttatgtccaatcatttgtttacatatgattaaaatatctcttttaaagaaaaataaaagataaataCGTGTGATGAATATGGTAGACTACATTTCGTTGATACTTAACATTGAATTTGTTTATTTTGAAATCAAGTCATCATATAAACTACATATACGGAgcattgttttattggtacggacatttctcttttcaaatcaaatatttaattaactatatcattataagaTGTAAGAGATTCCATTAAATTGAGcattttatcgctctttctcccacctaaaaaaatgttcAAACTTGAAAAATGAATATTTAATGTAACGTTACATTTAAAGTCTCTTATTGCTAAATTACATATACTGATGTATGTTCGTTATTTAAAATTCGgcttgaaaaataaaaaataaataacttattgctAAACTACTAAATTTGAGTAAAAAAGGAGATGATATAACTATATGTAATTATATAATTGCAAAACTATCAAATTCAAAAGCATAACTTTTATAAGCTTAtaactatttatcgtttttataGAAAAAGTTAAAATAAATTTATGTTCTGTTTTATTTTAATAATCGTTTTAGGATGTTGCAGATAAATTAATAAAGTGTTAGTCTTATAAGTTATATGCAATTATTGATCTTTAAAATTATATAATAAGTATTTTCCATCAATATAATtgtttaaattacataattttaacaCGACTTTTAATATGAGACAAAGAGAGCAATAAAATGTACAATAAGTACTAATGAATGAGACGCGCATAAGAAATAAGTAAACAAATAACcggaatggagggagtaactaTTTAAAAAATTTTCGCATGTTCGCATTAGTACGCCAACCTTCCTAGCATTTGCTTCATCAGATAATTCATATTATTGCAAATTTGCAAAATGCACATTTTTAGTTGGTCTATGTATAAAACTTTCTATATATATCGCAAATCTCTGGTGACCACAATACACACAAAATCATTAGTCAAAGTAAATCACAAAGCAATTCTGTTTCTATTTGGGATTAACAATAGTCCTTGTGATGGAAGGAGTTACTGCAATTTTACGTTCATCTTTTTTAACAGCACTTTGTTGTAATAACCccataaaaacaacaaaacagGTACGTAGTTCATCGTAATTTATATGCTCCATTGCTCCCTTTTTGTTGCTGAATGACTATTCTACATTAGTACTTTTACTTCTAGGGTGTATGTGAATATTTGTGCAATGTCGTAAGAATATTACATTAAGAACGGTGCAAATTGTATTTTTACAATGTCGAGGAGGGTGACTACTGAGTGTCTTTGCTAGCTTCCTGAGTCGGTCTCCCTCTATCGCCAATTTGTTTTGGAGTGGAAGTTTCCTCCTTTGGCTTATGAAGCAGAGTCTCTCTCCTCCATTTGGGTGTGTCAAGCCAGTTTGCAAGATTTAACAGTACAGTGCCCTCTGACGCTAGCTATAATCCAACATCCGCCACCATATATATGACCCCGGCCCATAGTCATCAAATAAAGACGAAATTTGCATCAACTGATCAGTCACCTAAATAAATTGTATTCACAGGTTTCCATGAGTAACGTGATAAGATGTGGTAGCAGTAGTAGTAGAATTAAAACTACAAAGCTTATTAGTTCAACAAGAAATGAGGCACGGAAAGTTGAGTTCACAGGAGAAAAGCCACCAACTCCTTTACTGGATACCGTTTATGCTCCACTTCAACTCAAACGCCTTTTAACAGCGGTAAATATATCACTCTCATCTTATATTTTgtgttttccctttttttttatataagtTGGTCATCAATGTGAAGACTTATCGTGTCAGTATGACGGTTTTTTCAGTTTAATTGAAATTCTTTGGAGGACAATTTAGAAAGTCAGCATGAGGGCATTTGTTAAAAAAATTAATGTTTTTGTTACTCTAAAATAGGCTTGATGTTTGTTAGTTGGAgttaattattataagagagagaattGAATAAAAATTATGGATTATTGGTAGGAACTTGAACAATTAGCAGCAGAGCTAAGGGCAGAAATAGTCTACACGGTGGCGGAGACCGGTGGACATTTGAGCTCGAACCTAGGGGTGGTCGACTTAACGGTGGCTCTTCACCATGTTTTTGATACTCCCCATGACAAGCTCATATGGGATGTTGGACATCAGGTGATTTACATTCTATGCATCATTTTGGTCTAGTAGATCCTAAGACTTGATCGCCGGACCTTGTATGGAGGACAATATTATAACAATCTAGCTACTGAATATCGATTTGTACTTTGTATGACGCAGCTGattatttacatttattttttTTAAGTGGAGTTTTCAAATTCATATGAAATCAATCAAGTCCGAGGTGCGTATCTACCGAGATAATATTGTTAAAAAAATTGCAGGCATACGCTCACAAAATTCTTACTGGAAGAAGATCCAAGATGCAGAATATAAGGAAGACATCCGGGCTAGCTGGATTTCCAAAGAGAGATGAAAGTATTCATGATGCTTTTGGTACCGGCCATAGCTCTACTAGCATTTCTGCTGCCCTTGGTAAACTACATCTGTACCCTATTCATCTCGCGTTAAAATAGATCCTAGAGACCGCACAAAATCAAATACGGAGTAAGAAATTTAACGTAAAACTGTGGCACTATTGTGTATTCCTCAAAAAAATAATCACTCTGATAAGTTTACGAGCTAcgctactaataataataaaacatgaTTCACGAAATTAAATATAACGTTCTTGGTAATTGAATGCAAATGCAGGAATGGCGGTTGGTAGAGATCTATTAGGAAGAAATAACACGGTCGTTGCTGTAATTGGAGACGGGGCCATGAGTGCAGGACAAGCATACGAAGCCTTAAACAATGCAGGATTTCTAGATTCTAATTTGATTGTCATACTAAATGACAATAAGCAAGTGTCCCTCCCCACATCAACTCTTGACGGGCCTACTCATCCTGTAGGTGCGCTCAGTGGTGCTCTCTCTAAACTCTGTGAATCTAAGGTAATGCTTTGAAAGAAGTAAATGCTGTTAGCTTAACTCGTATTATCATTTTACTTGATTAAGCTAAATGATTGTCTATCACTGATTGGACGGGTCATCATCAAGTCGTATCTCATCTTAAACATGTTGATGCATTTCTGACTGACGATTACTCAACATTCTTCTCTGCAGAGCATTTCACAGCAAAGTAGTCCCTCTTTGTTTGAGCACCTTGGCATGAACTATATTGGCCCCGTAGATGGTCATAATATACAAGACTTGATAGCGGTGTTGACACAAGTTAAACAAACACCGGTATTCGGACCAACTCTAATTCATGTAGTCACTGAGAAGGGGAAGGGCTATCCACCTGCTGAAAGAGCCCTTGATAAAATGCATGGTAAATTTAACCTGAATTTCGAGTCGATACTCTATATTAGGAGGCTAAGTTCCTCCATCTGCTTAACACAAATTGGTTTTGTTTATGTAGGGGTTGTAAAATTTGACCCAATATCGGGAAAGCAGTACAAGCCTAAACCTGCTGATGGGACGGTCTCATATACAGAATACTTTGCCAAGGCATTAACGAAAGAAGCCGAGGTGGAGGACAAGATTGTGGCTATTCATGCCGCAATGGGGGGAGGAACGGGTTTGAACCATTTTCAACAGAGATTCCCACATCGGTGTTTCGATGTAGGAATAGCAGAGCAGCATGCTGTAACATTTGCAGCAGGCTTAGCTGCTGAAGGTCTCAAGCCTTTTTGTGCCATCTACTCGACATTCCTTCAACGTGGCTTTGATCAGGTACAACTATCGGTCTGTTGTTTCTATGTTCATCTTAATTATGGCTAATTCGAGTAAATAAcattatgcaatgaatatgcagGTGATGCATGATGTGGATCTTCAAAAATTACCAATCAGATTTGCAATAGATAGAGCAGGTTTGGTGGGTGCAGATGGACCAACCCATTGTGGTGCATTCGATACAACCTACATGGCTTGTTTACCAAATATGGTGGTCATGGCTCCCTCGGATGAATCGGAGCTGATAAACATGGTTGCAACTGCGGTAGCAATTGATGACAGACCAAGTTGTTTCAGATACCCTCGGGGAAATGGCATCGGAGTACCAATTTCACCTGATTTTAAGGGAACGCCACTTGAGGTCAGAATAACATGTGCATCTTGCAATGCTAATAAGCATATTTCACTTTCATTACATTGTCATGCTGAGTATA is a window encoding:
- the LOC141607781 gene encoding putative 1-deoxy-D-xylulose-5-phosphate synthase 2, chloroplastic, which translates into the protein MEGVTAILRSSFLTALCCNNPIKTTKQVSMSNVIRCGSSSSRIKTTKLISSTRNEARKVEFTGEKPPTPLLDTVYAPLQLKRLLTAELEQLAAELRAEIVYTVAETGGHLSSNLGVVDLTVALHHVFDTPHDKLIWDVGHQAYAHKILTGRRSKMQNIRKTSGLAGFPKRDESIHDAFGTGHSSTSISAALGMAVGRDLLGRNNTVVAVIGDGAMSAGQAYEALNNAGFLDSNLIVILNDNKQVSLPTSTLDGPTHPVGALSGALSKLCESKSISQQSSPSLFEHLGMNYIGPVDGHNIQDLIAVLTQVKQTPVFGPTLIHVVTEKGKGYPPAERALDKMHGVVKFDPISGKQYKPKPADGTVSYTEYFAKALTKEAEVEDKIVAIHAAMGGGTGLNHFQQRFPHRCFDVGIAEQHAVTFAAGLAAEGLKPFCAIYSTFLQRGFDQVMHDVDLQKLPIRFAIDRAGLVGADGPTHCGAFDTTYMACLPNMVVMAPSDESELINMVATAVAIDDRPSCFRYPRGNGIGVPISPDFKGTPLEVGKGRILVEGSKVALLGYGSMVQKCLEASRFLKRREISVTVADARFCKPLDGTLVKQLAIEHEILITVEEGSIGGFGTHVTQFLSLNGLLDGTLKLRSMVLPDKYINHGAYEDQLEEAGLTAKHIETTVLSLLGCIRYDS